The proteins below are encoded in one region of Drosophila santomea strain STO CAGO 1482 chromosome 3R, Prin_Dsan_1.1, whole genome shotgun sequence:
- the LOC120451320 gene encoding octopamine receptor beta-1R — protein MTLLQRLQAMSATTTRTILEGSISSISGINSIGGGNEAPLASKLPVLEESGSHARYLKFIADGLIDEGLGSAVGSGSSIAISVEDVVAGQTQDMQASEGSTDDADGSSHLALVFVKCFIIGFIILAAILGNMLVIVSVMRHRKLRIITNYFVVSLAVADMLVALCAMTFNASVMISGKWMFGSVMCDMWNSFDVYFSTASIMHLCCISVDRYYAIVQPLDYPLIMTQRRVFIMLLMVWLSPALLSFLPICSGWYTTTENYKYLKSNPHICEFKVNKAYAIVSSSMSFWIPGIVMLSMYYRIYQEADRQERLVYRSKVAALLLEKHLQISQIPKPRPSIQVEQSTISTMRRERKAARTLGIIMSAFLICWLPFFLWYIVSSLCDSCITPRLLVGILFWIGYFNSALNPIIYAYFNRDFRAAFKKTLKSLFPYAFYFCRRGRGRDDDRDLEFGGPSRRGTNGAQRTGSGSAEMANCVNSTASSEIHMSVMRARQYAVNVTPTTDAQMQQLHPLYTN, from the exons ATGACGCTGCTGCAGAGACTCCAGGCCATGTCGGCCACCACGACCAGGACAATACTGGAGGGCAGTATCAGTAGCATCAGTGGCATCAACAGCATCGGTGGCGGGAATGAGGCGCCGCTGGCGAGTAAACTACCCGTTCTGGAGGAGTCCGGCTCGCATGCCAGATATTTGAAATTCATTGCCGACGGGCTCATCGACGAGGGACTGGGCAGTGCGGTGGGCAGTGGGAGCAGCATCGCCATATCCGTCGAAGACGTGGTCGCCGGACAGACGCAGGACATGCAGGCGAGCGAAGGATCCACCGACGACGCCGACGGCAGTAGCCATCTGGCATTAGTCTTCGTCAAGTGTTTCATTATTGGTTTCATCATACTGGCCGCCATCCTGGGCAACATGCTGGTGATTGTGTCCGTCATGCGGCACCGGAAATTGCG CATCATTACCAACTACTTTGTGGTCTCTCTGGCCGTCGCCGACATGCTGGTGGCCCTCTGTGCGATGACATTTAATGCTTCCGTCATGATCTCGGGCAAGTGGATGTTCGGATCCGTGATGTGCGACATGTGGAACAGCTTCGACGTCTACTTCTCCACCGCCAGCATCATGCACCTCTGCTGCATATCGGTCGACAG ATACTACGCCATTGTCCAGCCACTGGACTATCCACTAATCATGACACAGCGGCGCGTGTTCATCATGCTGCTGATGGTGTGGCTGTCGCCGGCGCTCCTCTCGTTCCTGCCCATCTGCTCCGGATGGTACACAACGACCGAGAACTACAAGTATCTCAAATCGAATCCGCAT ATATGCGAGTTCAAAGTGAACAAGGCGTACGCCATCGTCAGCTCGTCGATGAGCTTCTGGATCCCCGGCATAGTGATGCTGTCGATGTACTACCGCATTTACCAGGAGGCCGACCGGCAGGAGCGTTTGGTGTACAG ATCCAAGGTGGCCGCCCTGCTGCTGGAGAAGCATCTACAGATTAGCCAAATTCCCAAGCCCCGGCCGAGCATTCAGGTGGAGCAGTCGACCATCTCGACGATGCGGCGTGAGCGGAAGGCCGCCCGCACCCTGGGCATCATCATGAGCGCCTTCCTCATCTGCTGGCTGCCGTTCTTCCTCTG GTACATCGTATCCTCGCTGTGCGATAGTTGCATCACTCCGCGCCTGCTCGTTGGCATCCTGTTTTGGATCGGCTACTTCAACTCGGCCCTGAACCCCATTATTTATGCATACTTCAACCGCGACTTCAGGGCCGCCTTCAAGAAGACCCTCAAG AGCCTCTTTCCCTACGCCTTCTACTTCTGTCGACGCGGCAGGGGGCGGGATGATGACCGGGATCTGGAGTTCGGCGGTCCCAGTCGCCGTGGTACCAATGGAGCCCAACGCACCGGATCCGGATCCGCCGAGATGGCCAACTGCGTCAACTCCACGGCCTCGTCGGAGATTCACATGAGCGTGATGCGTGCCCGCCAGTATGCCGTCAATGTCACACCCACCACGGACGCCcagatgcagcagctgcaTCCTCTGTATACAAACTAA